In the Quercus lobata isolate SW786 chromosome 5, ValleyOak3.0 Primary Assembly, whole genome shotgun sequence genome, one interval contains:
- the LOC115992090 gene encoding OPA3-like protein, translated as MVLPLLKLGTLALKTLSKPVANRLKQQAAIHPRFRQLIIDMAQKNHRFTTQMQRRIYGHATDVEIRPLNEEKAVQAAVDLIGELFVFSVAGVAVILEVQRSARSEARKEEVRKQELEKMRQRDEDIAREVELLKQKLEELEHIAKGRGLSGMFHFKQSNTDNEKPAKPA; from the exons ATGGTACTCCCACTATTGAAGCTTGGGACGTTGGCCTTGAAGACTCTCAGCAAACCCGTGGCTAACAGGTTGAAGCAACAAGCTGCGATTCATCCAAGGTTCCGGCAGTTAATCATCGATATGGCCCAG AAAAACCATCGATTCACGACACAAATGCAAAGACGCATATATGGTCATGCAACTGACGTTGAAATTCGCCCTTTGAATGAAGAAAAAGCTGTTCAGGCTGCTGTAGACCTTATTGGGGAACTCTTCGTCTTCTCG GTTGCAGGAGTTGCTGTGATCCTTGAGGTGCAAAGAAGTGCTAGATCAGAAGCCAGAAAGGAGGAAGTACGCAAACAAGAACTTGAG AAAATGAGGCAAAGAGATGAAGATATAGCTAGAGAAGTAGAACTCCTTAAGCAAAAACTTGAGGAACTGGAGCATATTGCCAAGGGACGAGGACTCAGTGGTATGTTTCACTTCAAACAGTCTAATACAGACAACGAAAAGCCAGCTAAACCAGCTTGA